Genomic segment of Salvelinus sp. IW2-2015 linkage group LG17, ASM291031v2, whole genome shotgun sequence:
TGCAACAGTTGTCCAGATCAARGTGTGTTATGTGGAGTTTACGTCAAGGGGCTTTAAATGAAAAGTTACTAAAGAAAGCACTGTAGTAAGACTCAAAGCACTTAAACATGGGAAAGCAATCTTTTTAGCAAATGCCCAGTGTTGGTGCAGGCATCCGCTTCAGCCAAAGCAAAGTAATTCACATGATTGAACAAATCAACTAACTACTTGAATCAGCTGTACACGTGTTAGAGCTTTGGCTGGTGcaaagcctgcacacacacacacacacacacacacacacacacacacacacactttaaagggaaatttcaccacttttcaaccacatgttcatcatctccagcaccaccccaaaaTCAACATATGTGAAACGGTGGGTTTCTATGTGTTGTAATAAACAAATAtagaagatacagttgaagtcggaagtttacatacaccttagccaagtacatttaaacttcgtttttcacaattcctgatatttaatctaggtaaaaattccctgttttaggtcagttaggatcaccactttatttcaagaatgtgaaatgtcagaataacagtagagggaatgattcatttcagcttttatttcccagtgggtcagaagtttacatacactcaattagtatttggtagcattgcctttaaattgtttaacttgggtcaaacgttttgggtagccttccacaagcttcccacaataagttgggtgaattttggcccattcctcccgacagagctggtgtaacggagtcaggattgtaggcctccttgctcgcacacgctttttcagctctgcccacaaagtttctataggattgaggtcagggctttgtgattgccactccaataccttgactttgttgtccttaagccattttactacaactttggaattatgcttggggtcattgtccatttggaagacccatttgcaaccaagctttaacttcctgactgatgtcttgagatgttgcttcaatatatccacataattttcctacctcatgatgccatctattttgtgaagtgcattagaccctcctgcagcaaagcatccccacaacatgatactgccaaccccatgcttcacggttgggatggtgttcttcggcttgcaagcctcccccttttccctccaaacataacgatggtcattatggccaaacaattttatttttgtttcatcagaccagaggacatttctccaaaaagtatgatctttgtccccatgtgcagttgaaaaccgtagtctggctattttatggcggttttggagcagtggcttcttccatgctgagcggcctttcaggttatgtcgatataggactcYTTTTACTGTGGATATWGATAcctttgtacttgtttcctccagtatcttcacaaggtcctttgctgctgctctgggattgatttgcacttttcgcaccaaagtacgttcatctctaggagacagaacgcggctccttcctgagcggtatgacggatgtgtggtcccatggtgtttatacttgcgtactattgtttgtacagatgaacatggtaccttcaggcatttggaaattgctcccaaggatgaaccagacttgtggaggtctacaatacatacagtgtatgtaaacttccgacttcaactgtaagtgttttcCGATGACAATATCCGGAAACACTGATTACATCATCTGGTGTACATCATGTGATGTTAAACATCTAGGAGCAGGAAAAGGTTAGTAAAGTAGTAAAGGGATTGCCCATCCCTGCAATGAACCCTGAGCAAACAAACCTGCTGGGGTCAGTAATTATTTCAGTTATTATTCAGAAGCTACAGTACTCACGTCTCTCCGTCCTCCTCGCTGGCAGCTACGTTGTCTGCCCCCAGAGTCTGGGCCTCTTGAAGCACTCGCTGCTCCCGCTGCTTGTTCCTCATCCCCAGGCACAGGGACAGCATGAGCATGACCACCCCAGCCCCGACCAGCACAAAGGCCACCGACGAAGCCCTGCCCCTGTTGTCTGGTTTGGGGTTGCCTCCTCCGGTGCCACCGCTGTTGTTCCCGGCCGTGTCGGAGGGCACCACACTCCACACAATCATGACGATGCCCAGGGCCACCAGTCCCACCCCCAGGGCACACAAGGCATACTGGGAACCCGAGTTTCCAGGACTGTTGTTGTGGTTTCTGGCTACAGGGGGGTTCGGGGGCACCCCACTTGTGCCTGTACTGCGCATTTTCCCCAAAATGTAGGCCCTCCTGGTGTTCAGTCAAAGACTGAGGAGAAAGACAATCGATTAGGGCACAGATAGAACAcagatacagtagagaggttaataTGTGGAGTTAACAATAGCCTTCCAATACAAATCCCAATATAACATGTATAATTGGGAAAACTGATTGCACTCAAACTGTGATAGAATTTGGATAAATAGAGAATCATTGTTCCAGTAACTTCaatataggccaattaaaaacaTGAAAATMAAATCTGTGAAGATATACACACTACcctaagggatggggctggagaaatataaccactgTCAAATCCATAGACAAAGCTACGGATGCAAGGACACACCATCCGTGAGATAAAAATTATCATTTTAGGAGTTAGCTAATctcaaccctttaacctaacatgctaagtagttgcaaagtaggtaaaaaagtagtaagtagttgcaaagttgctaatgacttaaaatgctaaagttctctgtgatgagatttgaacacaacgtttgggttgctagacgttccaGTTATACGCCGACCCACGATCCACCCCGACTAACCACCTACTTTCATTTTTTTTGCCTTAAGACACCTTCTGTCTTACATAAccataccaaacaaaacatatactaatttgtgtgtgatttacatttactatggtACGTCTAATCTATAAAACCAGGCTGGGCACAGAGGGTAATCTGTAAGGCTGAAGTTACACAAAGCAACATTCAAAACAATTTTGGMTGCAGTTGTTAGTGACATCTCTTTGACATCGTTAGTGACAACTTRGCTGTTACATGAAGCAACTCAAACGTAATTAAAATAGCATgcaacagccaatcaaattgaAGCTGCTTCATCATATTGGTAGCAAATATTCAAACGAGAACTTTGAAGGCCGAAGRGGAGAAGGGTTCCATGTGAACAGCAGTTGAACATGGGTCAGTCYGTCCTAAGAGATGGGCGAACGCCYTTCGGAAGGGWGGGGCGATGGAGTCGGGTTCAGATCCCCYAATCCAGAGTGGTGGAGARGGACYCSGCYAGGCYTCCAGTGCGGTAGCGCGACCGATCCCGGAGAAGCTGGCGGGAGCAACGGGGAgagttctcttttctttgtgaATGGGTTCGCCCCGAGAGAGGGGCCCAAGCCCTGGAAAGCGTTGCTTTCTGGCGGTGTCCYGTGAACTCTCGCTGGCCCTTGAAAATCCGGGGGAGAGGGTGTAAATCTCGCGCCGGGCCGATCTATAAGCCCAGGATGATAGTTGGGCGGGCAAAAAAAGACATTACAAGAAAGGGAACAAATATATAGCTTTTAAAAAACGGTTGCCGGACGGAGGGCCACCAAACAAAGGCAGATTGGAAGGCCGTCAAGCAAAATAGACCAATGAAGTGCGGGTAAACGGCGCGAGTATCTATGACTCTCTGAAGACGGGGTAGACGTCTCCCTTTCCTCGGTGWGGGGTTCTGGGCTGGGAGGGTGGCTTCGGCCCTCGCCCGAGCTCAGCTCCCCACGTCGCCTGGGTTGCGCCCGACTGGCTCAAACCCCCCTTTCCCTGTTAGGCACGGCCGCATGGCGTCGGCCACGTCCGAAGGGGATCGGGGGTTGCCGGTGAACCGGGTCTTCC
This window contains:
- the LOC111976385 gene encoding transmembrane protein 51-like isoform X3, translating into MRSTGTSGVPPNPPVARNHNNSPGNSGSQYALCALGVGLVALGIVMIVWSVVPSDTAGNNSGGTGGGNPKPDNRGRASSVAFVLVGAGVVMLMLSLCLGMRNKQREQRVLQEAQTLGADNVAASEEDGETAEERTQRYTVPSYEEAVGRGQYPIRQSHLRHSSSQLPSYDDLVDGVQIEVEGSEVTQMTATSANPASSAAAPNHHTRRTGLNLLPLKIQRIKSEKIHMKNTDNSQLPGGMSIEPLTPPPMYEDKVPQL